A genomic region of Armatimonadota bacterium contains the following coding sequences:
- a CDS encoding flagellar brake protein: MELRENQRVELWVGGRAYPVRVEEVGAGQVLLSAPMERGQPFLLPAGTRVRGRLYGEGGAWEFEGTVTECVRLPVEAVCVRLAGPLRPVDRRALPRRPLSARVYMARLDQHPTRLVEAWLVDLSAGGCRLELVNPWPEPRPGEQVLVTVPGRAGASLVGRVVWSRPQFDRARSFAVGIQWDPLSAAAARRVLTTREEMWRSRR, encoded by the coding sequence ATGGAGCTGCGGGAGAACCAGCGGGTGGAGCTGTGGGTGGGCGGGAGAGCCTACCCCGTGCGGGTGGAGGAAGTGGGCGCGGGCCAGGTTCTCCTCAGCGCCCCCATGGAGCGAGGACAGCCCTTCCTGCTGCCCGCCGGAACCCGGGTGCGGGGTCGGCTGTACGGGGAGGGTGGGGCCTGGGAGTTCGAGGGGACCGTAACGGAGTGCGTGCGGCTGCCCGTGGAGGCGGTGTGCGTGCGACTGGCGGGACCGCTGCGCCCCGTGGATCGGCGGGCTCTGCCCCGTCGGCCTCTGTCCGCCCGTGTGTACATGGCCCGCCTGGATCAGCACCCCACGCGACTCGTAGAGGCGTGGCTGGTGGATCTCTCCGCGGGAGGGTGTCGCCTGGAGCTCGTGAACCCCTGGCCGGAGCCCAGACCCGGCGAGCAGGTGCTCGTCACGGTTCCGGGACGGGCGGGGGCTTCCCTCGTAGGCCGGGTGGTGTGGAGCCGGCCGCAGTTCGATCGGGCTCGGTCCTTCGCGGTGGGCATCCAGTGGGATCCCTTAAGCGCGGCCGCGGCCCGGAGGGTTCTCACGACGCGGGAGGAGATGTGGCGGTCCAGGAGATGA
- a CDS encoding EscU/YscU/HrcU family type III secretion system export apparatus switch protein: MASQRTEPATPRRRQEARRRGQVARSHDLTQGAALLAAVATGALALPGGFGAYAEYTRRVLSSPDPHQLPALVAEGVVAAVWLMGPVVGAALAAGLAAGVAQTGGLFSGKPLEPSLDRLNPLRALERLFSLRSVVEGLKALLKVAAVAVAVWGPLQKAVLETPPAILSPSALAVWIGRTVYAVALRGAIALAFLGGLDYLYQRFEHERALRMTKQEVREELRETEGDPLVRSRQRARARELARRRMLRDVARATVVVTNPVHVAVALRYAPREAPAPVVVAKGARKMADRIREEAVRHRVPVVENPPLAWALYRGVALGRMIPPALYHAVAELLAALYRSGQLREVPW, from the coding sequence ATGGCGAGCCAGCGCACGGAACCCGCGACCCCGAGGCGGCGCCAGGAGGCCCGACGCCGGGGGCAGGTGGCCCGGAGCCACGACCTCACACAGGGCGCGGCCCTCCTGGCTGCGGTGGCGACGGGGGCTCTTGCCCTTCCGGGTGGGTTCGGAGCGTATGCGGAGTACACCCGGCGCGTGCTGAGCTCCCCGGATCCGCATCAGCTCCCGGCCCTGGTGGCCGAGGGCGTGGTGGCCGCTGTGTGGCTTATGGGTCCCGTGGTGGGCGCGGCCCTTGCAGCCGGGCTCGCGGCGGGCGTGGCGCAGACCGGGGGATTGTTCAGCGGCAAGCCCCTGGAGCCGAGCCTGGACCGCCTCAACCCCCTGCGAGCCCTGGAGCGGCTTTTCTCCCTGCGCTCCGTGGTGGAGGGCTTGAAGGCCCTGCTCAAGGTGGCCGCGGTGGCCGTGGCGGTGTGGGGGCCGCTCCAGAAGGCTGTATTGGAGACACCTCCCGCGATCCTCTCTCCCTCGGCACTTGCCGTTTGGATAGGAAGGACGGTGTACGCGGTGGCCCTGCGGGGGGCTATTGCCCTGGCCTTTCTTGGGGGATTGGACTATCTCTACCAGCGCTTTGAACACGAGCGCGCCCTGCGCATGACCAAGCAGGAGGTGCGGGAGGAGCTGCGGGAGACGGAGGGCGATCCCCTCGTGCGGTCCCGACAGCGGGCCCGGGCCCGGGAACTCGCGCGACGCCGGATGCTGCGGGACGTGGCCCGGGCCACGGTAGTGGTCACCAACCCCGTGCACGTGGCCGTGGCCCTCCGGTACGCTCCGCGGGAAGCGCCCGCGCCCGTGGTGGTCGCGAAGGGGGCTCGGAAGATGGCGGACCGCATCCGGGAAGAGGCAGTCCGCCACCGGGTGCCGGTCGTGGAGAATCCGCCCCTCGCGTGGGCCCTCTACCGGGGTGTCGCGCTGGGCCGCATGATCCCACCCGCCCTGTACCACGCGGTGGCGGAACTGCTCGCGGCGCTGTACCGCTCGGGCCAGCTGCGGGAGGTGCCCTGGTGA
- a CDS encoding chemotaxis protein CheD (catalyzes the conversion of glutamine residues to glutamate on methyl-accepting chemotaxis receptors), with product MREGRVIRVGMGEGVVERDAGAVLLAGGLGSCVAVVLHTPCPRVGAMAHVMLPQSFGWDTAPFKFADTAIPALLESFRRAGGDPASAVVWVVGGAGMFGMAASSVLNLGARNVEAVREALRKQGLRPHAEDVGGSVSRTVALHVGTGRLVVRTAGGPEREL from the coding sequence GTGCGTGAGGGGCGGGTGATCCGGGTCGGCATGGGGGAAGGGGTGGTGGAGCGGGATGCGGGGGCGGTGCTCCTAGCGGGCGGGTTGGGTTCGTGTGTGGCCGTGGTGCTGCACACTCCATGCCCCCGCGTGGGCGCCATGGCCCACGTGATGCTCCCTCAATCCTTCGGATGGGACACGGCGCCCTTCAAGTTCGCGGACACCGCGATCCCCGCCCTGCTGGAGTCCTTCCGGCGGGCCGGCGGAGACCCGGCCTCCGCGGTGGTTTGGGTTGTAGGGGGCGCTGGGATGTTCGGGATGGCAGCCAGCAGCGTCCTGAACCTGGGCGCCCGAAACGTGGAGGCGGTCCGGGAAGCCCTGCGAAAGCAAGGCCTGCGGCCCCATGCGGAGGACGTGGGCGGAAGCGTGAGCCGGACGGTGGCCCTGCACGTGGGCACGGGCCGGCTGGTGGTGCGCACCGCGGGCGGGCCGGAGCGGGAGCTGTAG
- the cheB gene encoding chemotaxis-specific protein-glutamate methyltransferase CheB, producing MRRVRVVVVDDSPTFRGLLCSALEQDPEVEVVGLAAHGAQAVELVRRLRPDVVTLDLEMPVMDGLVALRTLARELWTPVVVLSAHTVRGADLALKALEAGAVEVEAKPSGPLSVRDLHPLVQKVKAAAQARLPRRQKKARVRVVAVAASTGGPAALTVFFSHLPPLPLPLVVVQHMPPGFTASLARRLHEVGRIRVEEAEDGVAPQPGVAYVAPGGRQLVVRDGRWAVVEPEPSEILRPSADITFSSLAETYSPVLGVVLTGMGRDGLEGCRRIKRTGGLVIAQNEETSVVYGMPRAVVEAGLADFVLPLERIGEEVARIVGEGV from the coding sequence ATGAGGCGGGTCCGGGTGGTGGTGGTCGACGACTCCCCTACCTTTCGAGGACTGCTCTGCTCCGCCCTGGAGCAGGATCCAGAGGTGGAGGTAGTGGGCTTAGCCGCCCACGGTGCCCAGGCCGTGGAGCTGGTCCGGAGGCTGCGACCGGACGTGGTAACCCTGGATCTGGAGATGCCGGTAATGGACGGGTTGGTGGCCCTGCGAACCCTTGCCCGCGAGCTCTGGACTCCCGTGGTGGTGCTGAGCGCCCACACCGTCCGGGGGGCGGATCTCGCCCTCAAGGCCCTGGAAGCGGGGGCAGTGGAGGTGGAGGCGAAACCTTCGGGCCCCCTGTCGGTGCGGGATCTCCACCCGCTGGTGCAGAAGGTGAAGGCCGCGGCCCAGGCCCGCCTTCCCCGGCGGCAGAAGAAGGCCCGGGTGCGGGTGGTGGCCGTGGCCGCCTCCACGGGGGGTCCCGCGGCCCTCACCGTATTCTTCTCCCACCTCCCGCCCCTCCCGCTCCCCTTGGTGGTGGTGCAGCATATGCCCCCCGGGTTCACCGCGAGCCTGGCGCGGCGGCTCCACGAGGTGGGCCGGATCCGGGTAGAGGAGGCGGAGGACGGGGTCGCACCGCAGCCCGGAGTGGCTTACGTGGCACCCGGCGGACGGCAGCTGGTGGTGCGGGACGGTCGGTGGGCCGTGGTGGAGCCAGAACCTTCGGAGATCCTCCGACCATCCGCGGACATCACCTTCTCCTCCCTCGCGGAGACCTACTCCCCGGTCCTGGGGGTGGTGCTCACAGGCATGGGGCGGGACGGGCTGGAGGGCTGCCGGCGCATCAAGCGGACGGGCGGGCTCGTAATCGCCCAGAACGAGGAGACCAGCGTGGTGTACGGGATGCCGCGGGCCGTGGTGGAAGCGGGGCTCGCGGACTTCGTGCTGCCCCTGGAGCGCATCGGGGAGGAGGTGGCCCGGATCGTGGGAGAGGGGGTATGA
- a CDS encoding extracellular solute-binding protein yields MRRWWTLVWLLLVASAVPASGQARRIVVCSALPDLETSLINREFTRRTGIAVEAVSVAAAGTLAARIRAERDRPRADVFVGGSADFHAPLAREGLVVSYRSPVAREARISPAFLDRDSYWHGWYLGILSILINTERWDREMTPRRVPEPATWDDLLRPDFGGQFIMPSPVTTGAEYIFVAGQIFRLGEDRAWAYLRELNRNAVQYTPTAPGTVTLLERGEAIVAVMWAHEGIGARRMRSQPLELIVPPDTAFEIGAVSILRGGPNPEGAQAYVDFLMTRTPQDINAQYGFRYPVRADVEPPAGAPPFDSVKFVRYDREWAIANIERVRERWSREIGR; encoded by the coding sequence GTGCGGCGGTGGTGGACGCTCGTGTGGCTCCTTCTGGTGGCGTCCGCGGTTCCTGCGAGCGGGCAGGCAAGACGGATCGTGGTGTGCTCCGCGCTGCCGGACTTGGAGACGTCATTGATCAACCGGGAGTTTACTCGCAGAACCGGGATCGCCGTGGAAGCCGTCAGTGTCGCGGCTGCGGGGACTCTGGCAGCCCGGATTCGCGCGGAGCGGGACCGGCCCCGGGCGGACGTCTTCGTGGGAGGTTCCGCGGACTTCCATGCTCCTCTGGCTCGGGAGGGCCTGGTGGTCTCTTACCGGTCCCCCGTAGCCCGCGAGGCGCGGATCAGCCCGGCGTTCCTGGATCGGGATAGCTATTGGCATGGCTGGTACTTGGGCATCCTTTCCATCTTGATCAACACCGAGCGGTGGGATCGGGAGATGACGCCGCGCCGGGTCCCCGAACCGGCCACATGGGATGACCTGCTGCGGCCGGACTTCGGCGGTCAGTTCATCATGCCGAGTCCCGTTACGACCGGAGCGGAGTACATCTTCGTGGCTGGGCAGATCTTCCGGCTGGGGGAGGACCGCGCGTGGGCATATCTCCGGGAGCTGAACCGGAATGCTGTCCAGTACACGCCCACCGCGCCCGGCACCGTCACCCTGCTGGAGCGCGGCGAGGCCATCGTGGCTGTGATGTGGGCGCACGAGGGCATCGGGGCCCGACGGATGCGCTCCCAGCCCCTGGAGTTGATCGTGCCCCCGGACACCGCGTTCGAGATCGGTGCGGTCTCCATCCTCCGCGGTGGACCGAACCCCGAAGGCGCGCAGGCGTATGTAGACTTCCTCATGACCCGAACGCCCCAGGACATTAATGCCCAGTACGGGTTCCGCTACCCCGTGCGGGCTGATGTAGAACCCCCCGCGGGAGCTCCGCCCTTTGACTCGGTGAAGTTCGTCCGGTATGACCGGGAGTGGGCGATCGCGAACATAGAGAGGGTCCGGGAGCGGTGGTCTCGCGAGATTGGCCGCTGA
- a CDS encoding protein-glutamate O-methyltransferase CheR, whose translation MREYATLMHLLKQRTGLDLARYRPDQIERRLVGALHRMGLRSAEEFVSRARQDPALLADLVDRLTVHVSEFFRNPELFAVLQRRVLPELLARFRELRVWSAGCSHGAEAYSVGILLLELNPSGGWSVLGTDIDGRVLRQAEEGFYEESDIRNVSPPRRARFFVREQNRWRVSPELRQRVRFRRHDLLSDPFNGPWHLILCRNVVIYFTEEAKQDLYRRFHQALAPGGYLFVGAAEQIFAAREMGFEPLYPFFYRKAQGRRSGA comes from the coding sequence ATGCGTGAGTACGCGACCCTGATGCATCTCCTGAAGCAGCGCACGGGCCTGGACCTCGCTCGATACCGACCCGACCAGATTGAGCGGCGGCTGGTGGGTGCCCTGCACCGCATGGGCCTGCGCTCCGCGGAGGAGTTCGTGTCCCGGGCCCGGCAGGACCCTGCTCTGCTCGCGGACCTGGTGGATCGCCTCACCGTCCACGTCTCCGAGTTCTTCCGGAATCCGGAACTCTTTGCGGTGCTCCAGCGTCGGGTCCTCCCGGAGCTGCTGGCCCGTTTCCGGGAGCTGCGGGTGTGGAGCGCGGGCTGCTCCCACGGCGCGGAGGCCTACAGTGTGGGGATCCTCCTCCTGGAGCTGAACCCCTCGGGAGGATGGTCCGTGCTGGGCACGGACATCGATGGCCGCGTCCTGCGGCAGGCCGAAGAGGGGTTCTACGAGGAGTCGGACATCCGGAACGTGTCGCCACCGCGGCGGGCACGGTTTTTCGTACGGGAGCAGAATCGGTGGCGGGTAAGCCCGGAGCTCCGGCAAAGGGTGCGGTTCCGGCGCCACGATCTCCTCTCCGACCCCTTCAACGGCCCCTGGCACCTCATCCTCTGCCGGAACGTGGTCATCTACTTCACGGAGGAGGCCAAACAGGACCTGTACCGCCGGTTCCACCAGGCCCTGGCGCCCGGCGGGTACCTCTTCGTGGGCGCCGCGGAGCAGATCTTCGCCGCGCGGGAGATGGGATTTGAGCCGCTGTACCCCTTCTTCTACCGAAAGGCCCAGGGGAGGAGAAGCGGTGCGTGA
- a CDS encoding DNA photolyase family protein — translation MNLWWIRRDLRLHDNPALHAALQSGGVIPVFILDPRLLTLSRRRTSFLIANLRTLDRALRTLGSSLVVRHGDPSQILPRLVEQTGAQAVYAHADVSPFARRQESEVARHVRLQLVGWPSMVPPPAIRTGRGRGYTVYRQFYQRLSSLTLPEPLPPPARLPPHGVVSEPLPEVPPPWPPGEEAGFRRLKDFIAGPIFQYHRERDRIDLEVTSRLSPYLRFGVLSPRVAFHLARQAMDAAHNSESRKGAARWLDELLWREFFAHLLFHYPHSRREPLRQDLQEPEWDNDEQIFRTWCEGQTGYPLIDAAMRELRETGWMHNRARMVVASFLVKNLLLDWRWGEQYFFEHLLDGDPASNSGNWQWVTGIGTDRRPYLRIFNPVLQGLRFDPAGAYVRRWIPELARVPAPYVHAPWTLPRDDQIAYRCRVGRDYPRPVVDLAASRQRALDRYRAIRAAQRRPSR, via the coding sequence GTGAACCTCTGGTGGATCCGCAGGGATCTGCGGCTACATGACAACCCCGCACTCCATGCAGCCTTGCAGAGCGGCGGAGTGATCCCCGTATTCATCTTAGATCCCCGCCTGCTCACCCTCAGCCGGCGCAGAACAAGCTTCCTGATCGCTAACCTCCGCACCCTGGATCGCGCTCTGCGCACTCTCGGATCCTCCCTGGTTGTCCGCCACGGCGATCCCTCCCAGATCCTCCCCCGACTCGTCGAGCAGACCGGGGCCCAGGCAGTGTATGCTCACGCGGACGTTTCCCCCTTCGCTCGGCGACAGGAGTCCGAAGTCGCTCGCCACGTGCGTCTTCAGCTGGTGGGCTGGCCGAGCATGGTTCCGCCACCTGCGATTCGGACCGGGAGGGGGCGGGGCTATACCGTGTACAGACAGTTCTATCAGCGACTGAGCTCCCTCACCCTCCCTGAGCCCCTCCCCCCTCCTGCCCGGCTGCCGCCCCACGGGGTCGTCTCGGAGCCCCTGCCGGAGGTCCCGCCCCCATGGCCGCCCGGTGAGGAGGCAGGCTTCCGGAGGCTCAAGGACTTCATCGCAGGTCCCATTTTTCAATACCACCGGGAACGTGACCGGATCGATCTGGAGGTCACCTCCCGTCTATCTCCCTATCTGCGCTTCGGAGTGCTCTCCCCCCGCGTGGCCTTCCATCTCGCCCGTCAGGCGATGGACGCCGCGCACAACTCCGAGTCCCGGAAGGGTGCTGCCCGCTGGCTGGACGAGCTCCTGTGGCGGGAGTTCTTCGCACACCTGTTGTTTCACTATCCGCACAGTCGCCGAGAGCCCCTCCGGCAGGACCTGCAGGAGCCCGAATGGGACAACGACGAGCAGATCTTCCGGACATGGTGCGAGGGCCAGACAGGCTATCCCCTGATCGATGCCGCCATGCGGGAGCTGCGTGAAACCGGATGGATGCACAACCGGGCCCGCATGGTGGTTGCCTCCTTCCTGGTGAAGAACCTGCTCCTGGATTGGCGGTGGGGGGAACAGTACTTTTTCGAGCACCTGTTGGACGGCGATCCTGCGTCTAACAGCGGCAACTGGCAGTGGGTGACTGGGATTGGAACCGATAGGAGGCCCTACCTCCGAATCTTTAACCCCGTGCTCCAGGGGCTGAGGTTCGACCCTGCCGGTGCCTACGTTCGAAGGTGGATCCCCGAGCTCGCACGGGTGCCCGCACCGTACGTCCACGCTCCCTGGACGCTTCCGCGGGACGACCAGATTGCCTACCGCTGCCGCGTCGGACGCGACTATCCAAGGCCGGTGGTCGACCTCGCCGCTTCCCGCCAACGGGCCCTGGATCGTTACAGGGCTATCCGGGCGGCTCAGCGCCGTCCCTCACGGTAG
- a CDS encoding ABC transporter permease subunit, which translates to MRRRSWWPFRTSCCSVARAWSRVICWGWRRTSSVSTGFGSSRQWRSSPLAMLVIAGVLESIPPSLEHAARSLGADEWQVARSITLALARPGVAGAALVVAISALADFGNAVVIAGGWPLLATEAWFRMEGMADLRGASLVVAMLVVPTIVLFLLERYGVGQRRYTTVTGRGGGLERPPTSPPR; encoded by the coding sequence TTGCGCCGCCGTTCATGGTGGCCTTTTCGTACGTCCTGTTGTTCGGTCGCCAGGGCTTGGTCACGCGTCATCTGTTGGGGCTGGAGGCGAACATCTTCGGTCTCCACGGGCTTTGGCTCGTCCAGACAGTGGCGTTCTTCCCCCCTGGCGATGCTCGTCATCGCGGGCGTGCTGGAGAGTATCCCCCCCAGCTTGGAGCATGCGGCCCGCAGCCTGGGCGCCGACGAGTGGCAGGTAGCACGCTCCATCACCCTGGCTCTAGCTCGGCCGGGTGTCGCGGGAGCGGCTCTGGTGGTGGCCATCTCGGCGCTCGCGGATTTCGGGAACGCCGTCGTCATCGCGGGCGGGTGGCCTCTGCTGGCCACCGAGGCGTGGTTTCGAATGGAGGGGATGGCCGATCTGAGAGGCGCCTCCCTGGTAGTGGCAATGCTCGTCGTCCCCACCATCGTGCTGTTCCTGCTGGAGCGCTACGGGGTCGGGCAAAGGCGGTATACCACCGTCACCGGCCGTGGCGGCGGACTCGAAAGACCCCCCACCTCCCCCCCCCGTTGA
- a CDS encoding flagellar biosynthesis protein FlhA yields the protein MTFGRRLVQSSDLGLVACLLLITATLVVPLPTPLVDVLLIANLALSVVVLLATAYVTDPLQLSVFPSLLLAAALGRLGLNVAMARLILTQGSAGSVVAAFGGLVVGGNLVVGLVIFTILLLVQFLVVTNGTSRMAEVAARFALDAMPGKQMSIDAELNAGTLTEEAARERRRQVERQSDFFGSMDGASKFVRGDAIAGLLITAINLLGGFGVGLGRGLSPGEAAQAFALQAVGAGLALQIPSLLLSAASGLILTRTAGGDHLGADLVAQLTARWRPLLAAGGIVAAVGLFPGLPKLAFLLVGGVLAAVGWALRAPQNPPEPQAPSAPPQEAVHGLTEVDPLCVEIGYGLIELVEPTRGGDLLQRIVALRRQVAAQMGLVIPPVRVRDEPTLGSREYRILLRGVEVARGEVMPGGLLAIRTAPEAPELPGVQTTDPTFGTPAVWISEHERAVAEASGYTVVEPSVVVATHLAEVVRRHGWRLLSRQDVQEMLDRLRERQKALVEELVPQVLSVGEVQRVLQLLLQEGVPIRDLVTILETLADHGRSVKEPERLVELVRRALGRGLYQHLLDEARRLHVLVLDPSAEAALVDGAQGKRVDAEVLHRLQQAIRTAWEAASRGSPHPVLLCSGVVRSAVRRLVEHVVPQIPVIAFEELEPDLNLHKLGMVSIDG from the coding sequence GTGACCTTCGGCCGGCGGCTCGTGCAGAGCAGCGACCTGGGACTGGTGGCGTGCCTGCTGCTGATCACCGCCACCCTGGTGGTTCCCCTTCCCACCCCGCTCGTGGACGTCCTGCTCATCGCGAACCTGGCCCTCTCCGTGGTGGTGCTGCTCGCCACCGCGTACGTCACGGATCCCCTGCAGCTATCGGTGTTTCCCTCCCTGCTGTTGGCCGCGGCCCTGGGACGGCTGGGTCTCAACGTGGCCATGGCCCGCCTCATCCTCACCCAGGGATCCGCGGGGAGTGTGGTGGCCGCCTTCGGGGGCCTCGTGGTGGGCGGAAACCTCGTGGTAGGCCTGGTGATCTTCACCATCCTGCTCCTCGTGCAGTTCCTGGTGGTCACCAACGGCACCAGCCGCATGGCGGAGGTGGCGGCCCGGTTCGCCCTGGACGCCATGCCCGGCAAGCAGATGAGCATCGACGCGGAGCTCAACGCGGGTACCCTCACGGAGGAGGCGGCCCGAGAGCGGCGGCGGCAGGTGGAGCGACAGTCCGACTTCTTCGGCTCCATGGACGGGGCCAGCAAGTTTGTGCGGGGGGATGCCATCGCGGGCCTGTTGATCACCGCCATCAACCTCCTGGGCGGGTTCGGAGTCGGCCTGGGCCGCGGCCTCTCGCCCGGGGAGGCCGCGCAGGCCTTCGCCCTCCAGGCGGTGGGGGCCGGGCTCGCGCTCCAGATCCCTTCCTTGTTGCTCTCCGCCGCAAGCGGCCTCATCCTCACCCGCACCGCGGGTGGGGACCACCTGGGTGCGGACCTCGTGGCCCAGCTCACGGCCCGGTGGCGACCGCTTCTGGCCGCGGGCGGCATCGTGGCCGCAGTAGGGCTGTTTCCAGGCCTCCCCAAACTGGCGTTTCTGCTCGTGGGAGGGGTTCTGGCCGCGGTGGGGTGGGCACTGCGGGCCCCGCAGAACCCGCCCGAGCCGCAGGCGCCGAGCGCGCCCCCCCAGGAGGCCGTGCACGGCCTCACAGAGGTGGATCCCCTCTGCGTGGAGATCGGCTACGGCCTCATCGAGCTGGTGGAGCCCACCCGGGGTGGGGATCTATTGCAGCGCATCGTGGCCCTGCGCAGGCAGGTGGCCGCTCAGATGGGCCTCGTGATCCCGCCCGTCCGGGTGCGGGATGAACCCACCCTGGGTTCCCGGGAGTACCGGATTCTCCTCCGGGGCGTAGAGGTGGCCCGGGGGGAGGTAATGCCCGGGGGGTTACTGGCCATCCGGACCGCCCCGGAGGCACCGGAACTGCCCGGCGTACAGACCACGGATCCTACCTTCGGTACCCCCGCGGTGTGGATCTCGGAGCACGAGCGGGCGGTGGCGGAGGCGAGCGGCTACACCGTGGTGGAGCCCTCCGTGGTGGTGGCCACCCACCTCGCGGAGGTGGTGCGGCGCCACGGGTGGCGCCTGCTGAGCCGGCAGGATGTCCAGGAGATGCTGGATCGGCTGCGGGAGCGGCAGAAGGCCCTGGTGGAGGAGCTGGTGCCTCAAGTCCTGAGCGTGGGCGAGGTGCAGCGGGTGCTGCAGCTGCTCCTGCAGGAAGGTGTGCCCATCCGGGACCTCGTCACCATCCTGGAGACCCTGGCGGATCATGGACGATCCGTGAAGGAGCCTGAACGACTTGTGGAGCTCGTGCGGCGGGCCCTGGGTCGGGGCCTCTACCAGCACCTGCTGGATGAAGCACGCCGCCTGCACGTGCTGGTCTTGGACCCCAGTGCGGAGGCCGCGCTCGTGGATGGCGCCCAGGGCAAGCGGGTGGATGCGGAGGTCCTGCATCGGCTGCAACAAGCCATCCGAACCGCGTGGGAGGCCGCCTCTCGAGGAAGCCCCCACCCCGTGCTCCTGTGCTCCGGGGTCGTGCGCAGCGCGGTGCGGCGGCTCGTGGAGCACGTGGTCCCGCAGATCCCGGTGATTGCCTTCGAGGAGCTGGAGCCGGACCTGAACCTCCACAAGCTGGGGATGGTCAGCATAGACGGATAA
- a CDS encoding DUF6069 family protein produces the protein MRRVLVPGGIVRAWGVALVASASVNELLRSILEGLLDIPPTFEPFTRPAVLFLTAVGVTAGALTFVLVVRWAREPVRTYRWLALAALLVSWVPNILLPGSPRFPQATWPLAMGLALLHIPPALACLWLFPRWGLRVP, from the coding sequence ATGCGAAGGGTGCTCGTACCAGGAGGAATCGTGCGGGCTTGGGGAGTGGCTTTGGTCGCCTCCGCATCGGTGAACGAGCTGCTCCGGTCGATCCTGGAAGGACTGCTGGACATTCCACCCACGTTCGAGCCCTTCACGCGGCCGGCGGTGCTGTTTTTGACAGCGGTCGGGGTAACAGCGGGCGCGTTGACCTTCGTCCTGGTGGTCCGGTGGGCCAGAGAACCCGTCCGGACCTACCGATGGCTGGCATTGGCAGCGTTGCTCGTCTCGTGGGTACCTAATATCCTCCTCCCCGGCTCTCCACGATTCCCCCAGGCCACGTGGCCACTAGCCATGGGACTGGCGCTGCTCCACATCCCCCCCGCCCTCGCCTGCCTGTGGCTGTTTCCCCGTTGGGGCCTAAGGGTCCCCTAG
- a CDS encoding FliA/WhiG family RNA polymerase sigma factor: protein MPRPASPEREAQVLRYAGLVRAVVQQLAPGLPSHVPREDLESCGMLGLLEALDRYDPSHGVRFETFAWYRIRGAILDYLRSLDPASRADRQRARELERAHERLVTSLGREPTREELAAEVGCSPQEILADLERLHGYVVASFEDLVRRATERGEPAASDAGPEEATEQRELLEALRQGLGALSERERLVVGLYYYEDLTLAEIGEILDLTESRVCQIHAQALLRLRTYLVQRGFGR, encoded by the coding sequence ATGCCGCGGCCGGCTTCCCCGGAGCGAGAGGCGCAGGTTCTGCGGTATGCGGGGCTCGTGCGCGCGGTCGTACAGCAACTCGCTCCGGGGCTTCCCTCCCACGTGCCCCGGGAGGATCTGGAGAGCTGTGGGATGCTGGGGTTGCTGGAGGCCCTGGACCGCTACGATCCCTCCCACGGGGTACGGTTCGAGACCTTCGCCTGGTATCGCATCCGCGGTGCCATCCTGGATTACCTCCGCAGCCTGGACCCCGCCAGCCGAGCGGACCGGCAGCGGGCCCGGGAGTTGGAGCGGGCGCACGAACGGCTCGTGACCTCCCTGGGCCGAGAACCCACCCGGGAAGAGCTCGCAGCGGAGGTGGGCTGCTCCCCGCAGGAGATCCTCGCAGACTTGGAGCGGCTGCACGGATACGTGGTGGCCTCCTTCGAGGACCTGGTCCGGCGGGCCACGGAGCGGGGGGAGCCTGCGGCGTCGGACGCTGGACCGGAGGAGGCAACAGAGCAGCGGGAGCTGCTGGAGGCCCTGCGTCAGGGCCTGGGAGCGCTCTCCGAGCGCGAGCGGCTGGTGGTGGGCCTGTACTACTACGAGGACCTGACCCTGGCGGAGATCGGAGAGATTCTGGACCTCACGGAGTCCCGGGTCTGCCAGATCCACGCACAGGCCCTGCTCCGGCTGCGAACCTACCTCGTGCAGCGTGGGTTCGGCCGATAG
- a CDS encoding GAF domain-containing protein yields MRERAVRACREALRRLRAEVPFDLGTVWLRTHAGTIPAVSIGRPLDLLEQIPFQAGMGLRAWILETGQTIRVPSRGRGLRAGSLRGFLAVPAEHAGQRVAVVVLGRVGGVFTEAEERAVRAAAEELARALGAPHA; encoded by the coding sequence ATGAGGGAGCGCGCGGTCCGCGCGTGTCGGGAAGCCCTACGGCGCCTGCGGGCGGAGGTGCCCTTCGACCTGGGGACCGTCTGGCTCCGCACGCACGCGGGCACCATCCCCGCGGTCTCCATAGGGCGTCCCCTGGACCTCCTGGAGCAGATCCCCTTCCAGGCCGGGATGGGCCTCCGGGCGTGGATCCTCGAGACCGGGCAGACCATCCGCGTCCCCTCCCGGGGCCGAGGCCTTCGCGCCGGTTCCCTCCGGGGGTTCCTCGCGGTCCCCGCGGAGCACGCCGGGCAGCGGGTGGCGGTGGTGGTGCTGGGACGGGTGGGAGGGGTCTTCACGGAGGCGGAGGAACGGGCAGTGCGGGCCGCGGCGGAGGAGCTGGCGCGCGCCCTGGGAGCTCCCCATGCGTGA